CACATGCTGCATTAAATTTTAGAACTACAATATGCgcgcactctctctctctaaacacacacctgtacacagCAATGTAAACACCATCAGTGAGGTCTTCTTTTAACTTCTtgacctttttctctttcctttgttCTGCAGTGAGTTTTCGAGCTGCATTGGCCTCCTCATGGGCTCTGCATGGATGGAGAAACAAAACTTTAGAGAAGGCTTTTTTGTCCATAGGTAAGGTCAAATTTGAGGATACACAATGGCGTAAGAAAAAAAGCTAATAAGTGTAGGACAAACAGCGTAGAGATTATTGTGTTACTAACTTCTGTCTCTTGGCCATCTGTGCTCTGACGTGAGCTTCTACCTTCGTAGGATCCTGAACCGCCTCTGTCCCCAGGACTCTCATCAGGTTGGAGATACGTACTGAGAGAATAGAAGCAAAAATCAGTATTTGCAAGTATGAATAATCTGTTGAATCTAGCATGCAATTCAGTTTTAACAATAGTAAGTTGTATGCAAGTACCTTTGGGTTCTGGTGGAGGCATCAGTCCCAGACGGACCTTCTCCTGCATTTCTTTCTGGCCCTCTCTTCGTGTTTGTCTTCTcagtttcttctgttctttctttgtcAGGTATACACCCAGCGTTACTTGTTTATCTGTGTCAACTGAGATTCAGAgagtatgtgtatatatatatatatatatatatatatatatattaacaatcTAAATTACAACAATagaatacatttagttttattgtgtaTAATAGCATTTGGCCCTAGCTGAAGGCAGTCAGTAAGGGGGCTGGCCTGGGGGTTTGTTTAAGGAGGGGGCAACAATCTGCTCTAACATGtggttaaacattttttaaatgttcatataattagtagtagtagcttAATAAACTCACTAGGCTGATGTAAACCTCGCTGCCTAATTGTATGACTGAATGTACTTTTACGTCTCAAAGAGctttaatattacaaataaatatataacacaTGTTTTTGGAGTACCTTAACAGGTTAGCAAACTATTTTCCTACCTTCTATACACTTACCTGGAGGTCTCATTTGAGCAGGATGTTCTACCAGGTTGGTCACACCAAACAACTCTAACCCTTCAAATTTTGTTTCTTCGGTTCTTGAGATAATAGGAGAACATGTTAGATTCAATCCATAAGTGGATTTTACACGTGTATAAATCACAatacaaccacaaaaacaaatcagtaagTGTGGGAACAAGAGAAGTCAGTGTCAAACTTAACCTAAGATCACACTCATTAAGGTCTCATATAATTGGAATTTCTTACATGTCTATGTTGGAGGGCAGGATGTAAGAGTCCCACCACTCAATGTTGGGCACTTCCCCCTCGCCAATCTCTTTCTTAGGGGCAATCAGTGCCAGCTTGGTGGATGCCTGGATTCCTGTCTTCTTTGCTGCCTGGGCAATCTCATTCTGCAACCTTTCCAACTGAGCCTGGTTAAGGTAAAGGTCAATGcgagacaaattaaaaacaagttgAACCTCATCTCAAcaagttaaagtttttttaattacaattatCAGGTTGTGACAGCTTATAGCCGTGAACATTTTCGGGTTAAATCCAACCTTAGTTCTAATTCTCTGAGCAATCTTCTCAAAGCGGCCCTGTTCATGGAATTTAAAACCCTTGCGTGCACGCTGAGCTGATGTAATAGACACGCGATGGTCAAAGTAGGATGTAGACTCCAAATCTTCCCCAGGCTTCTCCTTCAGCTGTTGACGAAACTGCTCCCTTTTTACCGCTCGAATGTTAGctaaacagagaagaaaataaaatgaggaaCACGGGAACAACAGTATTACTACTATAGTTAGTGAACAGGTGTCAGACCACAGTACACATACCTTTCAGTGTGGGCATGCGGTGTGTGAGTTCGACCTCTTTCCCACTTGCATCAACAGTTCGTCCCTTCTCATCTAGAATGAGAGGTGTTGGCTTGTTCACCTCTTTTACCTCTACTTTCCTATAAAAGGACACACATGCatcaaaaaaaaatatatgagcCTAATGTTTTTTGTGCTCTAGAGATCAAAATCCTGTACACTATGGCATAACTCACGGTGGTGCAATTCCCATGGCGTGTAGATTAGCTAGTGCCATTAGATTGTGGGGCCCAGTGTTCCCCAAGGCTCCCAGGATACCAGGTTTCATGGCTAACTGGGACTGAATGCGTGCTTGCAGCTCAGCAGCCTTGCGCGCTTTCTCGATAGCATCATTCATAAAGCTGGCAGCCTGGGAGGGGGCCACAGATGAGCCACCACCTGCAGCAGCGGGACTACCAAGAAGTCGTGACACTGGAGTAGATTCCTGTTGTGTAGGGAGGGGTAATTGCTTAAGTTaggaataaaaacattgttGCATTGAATGTACTGCAACactattgtttttctgtttaagttttgatattaacaataataataaaaaacacaatctttACTGTTGAAGCAGGCACcgaagaggaaaaactcagctgcttcttcctttcctctatctgttttgttgctgcctccatcatctgtttgatctattaaaacagaaaaacggTCAGCAAACACTACTATACTATTATACTACTATAAAAAATTATAGTCCAATGCACCAAAATGTAGGCAGTTATCTCCTACCTGCATTTTGGTGAGCATGCCAGGGCTTTCTGATGGAGGTCCAGGTATGACCTCAGGTTCCTCCACCTCCTCGAAGCGAGGGACTCGTTTCCGCTTTGCAATTGTCCCATCTACTGCCTCTGGAGCTTCTCGCATTGCACCTGTTTCAGCCTCATCACCAAACACATCCTGAAATCAACCAGCCAAAATAGAAATACCAgtgaaattgaaaaacaaatcaattatcAAATATGCCCATTATACCAAACACTGGACTGTTTACACTTTGTGTACTTGTTGAACTACTTTAAGGTTAAAGTCTAGGCGCGATAGGAAAATCTGagttaataaaaaatgatttatacAGAGGTAAAGCCAGGAGAAGGAAAGAATCCAATGTATACATTAAATTTACTTCCTGACTTTACAGGTTCCCCTTTGTATGTGAGCTACGGTTGCACTAATCCaccttttagttttttttgctAAGATACAGATACTGACACGATGACTTTGCATATCGTCCAATTCCTGATCCCgaactgttatttattattaaaaaaagtcaTTGTGCCTCGCAGCAAGTTGAAATACTTAGTGTAATCAGGAATTCAAAATCTAATATATTCATCAGACAAGGACTGGTACCCAAACAcatgagctgcatgtgagaacacTAATACCAAATATACTAAGTGAATAGTTCACATCAATGGATCCGCTCCATTATCTAGTGGATTATTTAGGCAACATCAGAGCCAATATCTGTTATTAATATCAGATCAGATACCAGGTATGAGTGCATCCCTAATATCATTATGTTCATATAATTGCAACAATTTATTTGCACAGTGACAATATATAGTAAAAATGCACCTTCAGGTCTCTCTTTCGgttcttttctcctccacctttaTTGCCACGGGCACTGCGACTCTCCTCTAGAGCTTCAAAAAGACGTTCCacaaaacctccagcagagTCGTCGAGAAAGGGACGCAGCTGGTCTGAAGGCAAATGACAATCAAATAATTGGCACAATTACAGTACTTCTTTGAttactgtcacaataaaataacattactaCAGTACCTTTACACGTACATGGAAAACATGAATTCAAAGTACCCATGATTAAGCTGAATTAACATACTTCTGAAAGTCAGAGGATATCAGACACATTTAGTAAACTATAGCCAATCAACTAGTGCTATGAAATTAAATAAGTAAGAAGGGTTGGtcaatttatttctaaattttCAGGGCACATGAGAGCTTGAGAACTCAAAGTGTTAAATATCTTTAAGTGTAACAAACTATATCCAAGATGGTCAGGAATATTAGTAACCACACAGTCACGACAATATGTCCTTGatcttaaatgttttgttcatgtaCCAAATAGTCA
This genomic stretch from Anabas testudineus chromosome 16, fAnaTes1.2, whole genome shotgun sequence harbors:
- the prpf3 gene encoding U4/U6 small nuclear ribonucleoprotein Prp3, coding for MSLPKREVEELRPWVERTVKKVLGFSEPTVVTAALHCVGKGLDKRKTIDQLRPFLDDSAGGFVERLFEALEESRSARGNKGGGEKNRKRDLKDVFGDEAETGAMREAPEAVDGTIAKRKRVPRFEEVEEPEVIPGPPSESPGMLTKMQIKQMMEAATKQIEERKKQLSFSSSVPASTESTPVSRLLGSPAAAGGGSSVAPSQAASFMNDAIEKARKAAELQARIQSQLAMKPGILGALGNTGPHNLMALANLHAMGIAPPKVEVKEVNKPTPLILDEKGRTVDASGKEVELTHRMPTLKANIRAVKREQFRQQLKEKPGEDLESTSYFDHRVSITSAQRARKGFKFHEQGRFEKIAQRIRTKAQLERLQNEIAQAAKKTGIQASTKLALIAPKKEIGEGEVPNIEWWDSYILPSNIDITEETKFEGLELFGVTNLVEHPAQMRPPVDTDKQVTLGVYLTKKEQKKLRRQTRREGQKEMQEKVRLGLMPPPEPKVRISNLMRVLGTEAVQDPTKVEAHVRAQMAKRQKAHEEANAARKLTAEQRKEKKVKKLKEDLTDGVYIAVYRIRNLQNPAKKFKVEANANQLYLTGTVVLHRDVNIVVVEGGPKSQKKFKRLMMSRIKWEEHNSKRDDPDGDDDTKRNNKCWLIWEGTAKERSFGDMKFKQCPTESMAREHFKKHGTEHYWDLALSQSVLETTDD